Proteins encoded together in one Branchiostoma lanceolatum isolate klBraLanc5 chromosome 11, klBraLanc5.hap2, whole genome shotgun sequence window:
- the LOC136445410 gene encoding alpha-N-acetylgalactosaminide alpha-2,6-sialyltransferase 1-like isoform X1, which produces MLVIRPNTRILVALTASIGLSLYLIHLIVSENKVEKNMDGKMELKDVSIWDLFPSDKDGTAAEDGRREDPVRKLLQIARIAGYPEMSVDRAAEKLSEIKKVVQEFQRAGAGDKVASSFLHKIDIILLSEQSAEKLHKNIRIKRKAEKKAKEQEKAKQEEEKRLEKLQKQEKEEEMGHLGEGAADKPPPKPKLSQERMEQIARAVSYLRKADEKLPFERRAKLWKMGYERDDKYSFSDCEDMDDSISRNLPESPWFSERYMDDLKLFMDAEDIDNPYIFQKLRHYGLPFGFGAQKRDVMARLVHNDNFTNDDIHGDYRKRCLTCAVVGSSGDLKGAGMGKEIDKHDYVFRLNKAMTNSEYWPDIGNKTTFYTFYPESNFVHLLGDKDSVVYLYAGFKQYDIDYIIAVVEGEPMPKIKANNRYWSVRNPKIRGQQLKFFHPDFLRYIHVAYLNHTGGRPTTGAMLVFTAVHMCDKVDIYGFGYDPRFSAHYYDSTFHEHTDKGTVHNSTNERLVWDRLHHDGIINWWKRDTNR; this is translated from the exons ATGTTGGTGATTCGTCCGAATACCCGGATCTTGGTGGCCCTGACTGCTTCAATCGGCTTGTCCCTCTATTTGATTCATCTGATCGTCTCTGAGAATAAGGTGGAAAAGAACATGGACGGGAAAATGGAGTTGAAAGATGTTAGCATTTGGGACTTGTTTCCCTCGGACAAGGATGGAA CAGCCGCGGAAGATGGCCGCCGTGAGGACCCTGTGCGGAAGCTGCTGCAGATCGCACGGATTGCCGGGTACCCTGAGATGAGTGTGGACAGGGCGGCAGAGAAACTCAGCGAGATCAAGAAGGTCGTGCAGGAGTTCCAACGCGCAGGCGCGGGGGACAAG GTTGCGTCATCCTTTCTCCACAAGATCGACATCATCCTCCTGTCCGAGCAGAGCGCGGAGAAACTTCACAAGAACATAAGAATAAAGAGGAAGGCAGAGAAGAAGGCCAAGGAACAGGAGAAGGCgaaacaggaggaggagaaacgTCTGGAGAAACTACAGAAacaggaaaaagaagaagagatGGGCCATCTGGGAGAG GGTGCTGCAGACAAACCTCCACCGAAGCCGAAGCTGAGTCAGGAGCGGATGGAGCAGATCGCCCGGGCGGTGTCGTACTTACGGAAGGCCGATGAGAAACTGCCGTTCGAGAGGAGAGCCAAGCTGTGGAAGATGGGGTACGAGAGGGACGACAAGTACAGCTTTTCG GACTGCGAGGACATGGACGATTCCATCTCCAGGAACCTGCCGGAGTCGCCCTGGTTCTCTGAGCGGTACATGGACGACCTGAAGCTGTTCATGGACGCGGAGGATATCGACAACCCGTACATCTTCCAGAAACTACGTCACTACGGACTGCCGTTCGGCTTCGGCGCACAGAAACGGGACG TCATGGCGCGATTAGTGCACAACGACAACTTCACCAATGACGACATCCATGGTGACTACCGCAAAAGGTGCTTGACATGCGCAGTGGTGGGGTCTAGCGGTGACCTGAAAGGAGCAGGGATGGGGAAAGAGATCGACAAACACGACTATGTGTTCAG GTTGAACAAGGCAATGACGAACTCCGAGTACTGGCCAGACATTGGGAACAAAACCACGTTCTACACCTTCTACCCGGAGTCCAACTTCGTGCATCTGCTGGGCGACAAAGAC AGTGTTGTCTACCTTTATGCGGGGTTTAAGCAGTACGACATCGACTACATCATCGCGGTGGTGGAAGGCGAACCCATGCCCAAAATCAAGGCCAACAACAGATACTG GTCGGTCCGTAACCCGAAGATCCGTGGGCAGCAGTTAAAATTCTTCCATCCCGACTTCCTGCGTTACATCCACGTGGCATACCTGAACCACACCGGGGGCCGCCCCACCACCGGCGCCATGCTCGTCTTTACAGCCGTGCACATGTGTGACAAG GTGGATATTTACGGGTTCGGGTACGACCCCCGGTTCTCCGCGCACTACTACGACTCCACCTTCCACGAGCACACGGACAAGGGCACGGTCCACAACAGCACCAACGAGCGGCTCGTCTGGGACCGGCTGCACCACGACGGCATCATCAACTGGTGGAAACGGGACACCAACAGATGA
- the LOC136445410 gene encoding alpha-N-acetylgalactosaminide alpha-2,6-sialyltransferase 1-like isoform X2 produces the protein MLVIRPNTRILVALTASIGLSLYLIHLIVSENKVEKNMDGKMELKDVSIWDLFPSDKDGTAEDGRREDPVRKLLQIARIAGYPEMSVDRAAEKLSEIKKVVQEFQRAGAGDKVASSFLHKIDIILLSEQSAEKLHKNIRIKRKAEKKAKEQEKAKQEEEKRLEKLQKQEKEEEMGHLGEGAADKPPPKPKLSQERMEQIARAVSYLRKADEKLPFERRAKLWKMGYERDDKYSFSDCEDMDDSISRNLPESPWFSERYMDDLKLFMDAEDIDNPYIFQKLRHYGLPFGFGAQKRDVMARLVHNDNFTNDDIHGDYRKRCLTCAVVGSSGDLKGAGMGKEIDKHDYVFRLNKAMTNSEYWPDIGNKTTFYTFYPESNFVHLLGDKDSVVYLYAGFKQYDIDYIIAVVEGEPMPKIKANNRYWSVRNPKIRGQQLKFFHPDFLRYIHVAYLNHTGGRPTTGAMLVFTAVHMCDKVDIYGFGYDPRFSAHYYDSTFHEHTDKGTVHNSTNERLVWDRLHHDGIINWWKRDTNR, from the exons ATGTTGGTGATTCGTCCGAATACCCGGATCTTGGTGGCCCTGACTGCTTCAATCGGCTTGTCCCTCTATTTGATTCATCTGATCGTCTCTGAGAATAAGGTGGAAAAGAACATGGACGGGAAAATGGAGTTGAAAGATGTTAGCATTTGGGACTTGTTTCCCTCGGACAAGGATGGAA CCGCGGAAGATGGCCGCCGTGAGGACCCTGTGCGGAAGCTGCTGCAGATCGCACGGATTGCCGGGTACCCTGAGATGAGTGTGGACAGGGCGGCAGAGAAACTCAGCGAGATCAAGAAGGTCGTGCAGGAGTTCCAACGCGCAGGCGCGGGGGACAAG GTTGCGTCATCCTTTCTCCACAAGATCGACATCATCCTCCTGTCCGAGCAGAGCGCGGAGAAACTTCACAAGAACATAAGAATAAAGAGGAAGGCAGAGAAGAAGGCCAAGGAACAGGAGAAGGCgaaacaggaggaggagaaacgTCTGGAGAAACTACAGAAacaggaaaaagaagaagagatGGGCCATCTGGGAGAG GGTGCTGCAGACAAACCTCCACCGAAGCCGAAGCTGAGTCAGGAGCGGATGGAGCAGATCGCCCGGGCGGTGTCGTACTTACGGAAGGCCGATGAGAAACTGCCGTTCGAGAGGAGAGCCAAGCTGTGGAAGATGGGGTACGAGAGGGACGACAAGTACAGCTTTTCG GACTGCGAGGACATGGACGATTCCATCTCCAGGAACCTGCCGGAGTCGCCCTGGTTCTCTGAGCGGTACATGGACGACCTGAAGCTGTTCATGGACGCGGAGGATATCGACAACCCGTACATCTTCCAGAAACTACGTCACTACGGACTGCCGTTCGGCTTCGGCGCACAGAAACGGGACG TCATGGCGCGATTAGTGCACAACGACAACTTCACCAATGACGACATCCATGGTGACTACCGCAAAAGGTGCTTGACATGCGCAGTGGTGGGGTCTAGCGGTGACCTGAAAGGAGCAGGGATGGGGAAAGAGATCGACAAACACGACTATGTGTTCAG GTTGAACAAGGCAATGACGAACTCCGAGTACTGGCCAGACATTGGGAACAAAACCACGTTCTACACCTTCTACCCGGAGTCCAACTTCGTGCATCTGCTGGGCGACAAAGAC AGTGTTGTCTACCTTTATGCGGGGTTTAAGCAGTACGACATCGACTACATCATCGCGGTGGTGGAAGGCGAACCCATGCCCAAAATCAAGGCCAACAACAGATACTG GTCGGTCCGTAACCCGAAGATCCGTGGGCAGCAGTTAAAATTCTTCCATCCCGACTTCCTGCGTTACATCCACGTGGCATACCTGAACCACACCGGGGGCCGCCCCACCACCGGCGCCATGCTCGTCTTTACAGCCGTGCACATGTGTGACAAG GTGGATATTTACGGGTTCGGGTACGACCCCCGGTTCTCCGCGCACTACTACGACTCCACCTTCCACGAGCACACGGACAAGGGCACGGTCCACAACAGCACCAACGAGCGGCTCGTCTGGGACCGGCTGCACCACGACGGCATCATCAACTGGTGGAAACGGGACACCAACAGATGA
- the LOC136444617 gene encoding N-acylneuraminate cytidylyltransferase-like, whose amino-acid sequence MFPEDSASEEPSVRMGEDTEIGTAVGYNLSSWKCLKLLALNADGVLFTPTALQGPAGLHLRTYHSRDVVGVRRLRRTGVQVLLLSDEDDPVFNTLAEREKCSLRQNCKDKLSELDSHRQELGLSWAEVGYVGHDVSDVECMRRVGVSACADNSDSLVQRIARFVSHYAGAKGALREFTDQVVELNKMRPKLDTEVDGVIR is encoded by the exons ATGTTTCCAGAGGACAGTGCTAGTGAGGAGCCATCTGTGCGGATGGGGGAAGACACAGAGATTGGGACTGCAGTCGGATACAACTTAAGCAGCTGGAAG TGCCTGAAGCTGCTCGCCCTGAACGCAGACGGGGTGCTGTTCACTCCCACAGCGCTACAGGGTCCGGCCGGGCTGCACCTCAGGACGTACCATTCACGGGACGTGGTGGGGGTGCGGCGGCTCAGGAGGACAGGTGTGCAG gtgttgctgctgtcAGATGAAGACGATCCTGTATTCAACACGTTAGCGGAACGGGAGAAATGCAGCCTGCGGCAAAACTGTAAG GATAAATTGAGTGAGTTGGACTCCCACAGGCAGGAGCTGGGTCTGAGCTGGGCGGAGGTTGGTTATGTTG GACATGACGTGTCAGATGTGGAATGTATGCGGAGAGTTGGCGTTAGCGCATGCGCAGACAACAGCGACAGCCTGGTCCAAAGAATAGCCCGTTTCGTCTCCCACTACGCAGGCGCAAAGGGAGCACTGAGAGAATTTACCGACCAG GTTGTAGAGCTCAACAAAATGAGGCCCAAACTGGATACGGAGGTAGACGGCGTGATCAGATAG
- the LOC136444616 gene encoding tripartite motif-containing protein 2-like isoform X2, protein MAQLPLTDLKRHFLTCPICLDTFCSPKILPCVHTFCAPCLIKHTNGRTRFPCPECRQDTPMPSNGISGLQDNHYVTSLYEWVSSADDRMEYLPHTTNDDSLGKCNRHTDATLSYYCLECEAEVCECCIREQHFSHRENITVVENRGKFDAVLLDSFKETVNKLSSLLSMLEQEEKRECEQRKVLAREIESAGRKLVEQINLEVYQQIQQLQALHQGTLLDIVKEKETVANYLMNMEQWKQQAEVLLKRPTEVDEVEQVQTKMRSLLQDAAKCEGLGTNRGSTKYTFVREELDHRCISIGKIVEYCNVSEENANQQSACSMVRFGREGSGEGEFRYPSGVAISDEGAIFVLDADNSRVQVFDSDGKFLRTFTVLCPEINSNNTRLEGIAMALDGNLFLTDKTHKSVMIVNQHGELQDMRRLEMAAHPAGIAFDPRTWNLLVSDVSNHCVIVMNSMGGLRHTFGSPGALDRQFNQPLYLTVNARGEIIVSDFFNHSVKVFDAEGVFLFKFGGSGSDDGQLSLPAGVCTDASGNIVVADRGNSRVSLFDARGHFVKHVATKQEGLRAPVAVAVSKKGALVVTDGATSSLTIVKNFMCR, encoded by the exons ATGGCCCAACTTCCGCTGACCGACCTGAAGCGACATTTCCTGACGTGTCCCATCTGCTTGGACACCTTCTGCTCGCCCAAGATTCTGCCCTGTGTCCACACCTTCTGTGCACCCTGTCTGATCAAACATACCAACG GAAGGACACGTTTCCCATGTCCCGAGTGCCGTCAGGACACCCCCATGCCAAGCAATGGAATATCCGGTCTCCAAGACAACCATTACGTCACAAGTCTGTACGAATGGGTATCCAGCGCAGACGATAGAATGGAATATCTTCCTCACACAACAAACGATGACTCTTTGGGTAAATGCAATCGTCACACAGACGCCACTCTCAGTTACTATTGTTTAGAGTGTGAGGCCGAGGTATGTGAATGCTGTATACGTGAGCAACACTTTTCGCATAGAGAGAACATCACCGTGGTCGAAAACAGGGGAAAATTTGATGCAGTTCTACTGGACTCCTTCAAAGAAACCGTGAACAAGCTTAGCAGTCTGCTGTCAATGTTGGAACAAGAAGAGAAGAGAGAGTGTGAACAGAGGAAGGTGCTTGCTCGGGAGATAGAAAGTGCAGGGAGGAAACTTGTGGAGCAGATCAACCTAGAAGTCTACCAGCAGATCCAACAGCTTCAAGCGCTGCACCAGGGAACGCTGTTGGACATCGTGAAGGAAAAGGAGACGGTTGCCAACTATCTGATGAACATGGAGCAATGGAAGCAACAGGCAGAGGTGCTACTGAAGAGGCCTACTGAGGTTGATGAAGTTGAGCAGGTCCAAACAAAGATGCGATCATTGCTCCAAGATGCTGCGAAATGCGAAGGTCTTGGAACCAACAGAGGATCAACTAAGTACACGTTTGTAAGAGAGGAGTTAGACCATCGCTGCATTAGCATAGGTAAAATAGTTGAATATTGCAATGTTAGTGAAGAAAACGCAAACCAGCAGAGTGCCTGTTCGATGGTTAGGTTTGGAAGGGAAggtagtggggagggcgagTTTCGGTATCCAAGCGGTGTTGCAATATCTGACGAGGGTGCAATATTTGTACTAGATGCGGACAACTCACGGGTTCAAGTCTTTGACTCAGATGGAAAGTTTCTCAGGACTTTTACCGTTTTGTGCCCAGAGATCAACAGCAATAACACCCGACTGGAGGGGATAGCCATGGCGTTAGATGGGAATCTGTTTCTGactgacaaaacacacaaatcggTGATGATAGTCAATCAACACGGAGAGCTACAGGACATGAGGCGCCTCGAAATGGCGGCGCACCCAGCAGGCATTGCGTTTGACCCACGCACATGGAACCTATTGGTCAGTGACGTCAGCAATCACTGTGTAATCGTCATGAACTCCATGGGAGGACTGCGTCACACCTTCGGCTCACCAGGTGCCTTAGATCGACAGTTTAACCAACCGCTGTACTTGACAGTCAACGCGAGGGGTGAAATCATTGTGTCGGACTTCTTCAACCATTCGGTGAAGGTGTTTGATGCTGAAGGCGTTTTTCTGTTCAAATTCGGCGGTTCTGGGTCAGACGACGGACAGCTTAGCTTACCAGCGGGAGTGTGCACCGATGCGAGCGGGAACATTGTCGTAGCAGACCGGGGCAATAGTCGGGTGTCCCTGTTTGATGCGCGCGGGCACTTCGTCAAGCATGTCGCGACCAAACAAGAAGGACTGAGGGCTCCTGTTGCCGTGGCTGTCTCCAAGAAAGGCGCTCTCGTCGTCACAGATGGAGCAACCAGCAGCTTAACTATAGTGAAGAACTTCATGTGTCGCTAA
- the LOC136444616 gene encoding tripartite motif-containing protein 2-like isoform X1: MAQLPLTDLKRHFLTCPICLDTFCSPKILPCVHTFCAPCLIKHTNGMDGFSFCGKGVAFKLRRTRFPCPECRQDTPMPSNGISGLQDNHYVTSLYEWVSSADDRMEYLPHTTNDDSLGKCNRHTDATLSYYCLECEAEVCECCIREQHFSHRENITVVENRGKFDAVLLDSFKETVNKLSSLLSMLEQEEKRECEQRKVLAREIESAGRKLVEQINLEVYQQIQQLQALHQGTLLDIVKEKETVANYLMNMEQWKQQAEVLLKRPTEVDEVEQVQTKMRSLLQDAAKCEGLGTNRGSTKYTFVREELDHRCISIGKIVEYCNVSEENANQQSACSMVRFGREGSGEGEFRYPSGVAISDEGAIFVLDADNSRVQVFDSDGKFLRTFTVLCPEINSNNTRLEGIAMALDGNLFLTDKTHKSVMIVNQHGELQDMRRLEMAAHPAGIAFDPRTWNLLVSDVSNHCVIVMNSMGGLRHTFGSPGALDRQFNQPLYLTVNARGEIIVSDFFNHSVKVFDAEGVFLFKFGGSGSDDGQLSLPAGVCTDASGNIVVADRGNSRVSLFDARGHFVKHVATKQEGLRAPVAVAVSKKGALVVTDGATSSLTIVKNFMCR, translated from the exons ATGGCCCAACTTCCGCTGACCGACCTGAAGCGACATTTCCTGACGTGTCCCATCTGCTTGGACACCTTCTGCTCGCCCAAGATTCTGCCCTGTGTCCACACCTTCTGTGCACCCTGTCTGATCAAACATACCAACGGTATGGACGGGTTTTCTTTCTGCGGCAAAGGTGTTGCCTTCAAGCTAA GAAGGACACGTTTCCCATGTCCCGAGTGCCGTCAGGACACCCCCATGCCAAGCAATGGAATATCCGGTCTCCAAGACAACCATTACGTCACAAGTCTGTACGAATGGGTATCCAGCGCAGACGATAGAATGGAATATCTTCCTCACACAACAAACGATGACTCTTTGGGTAAATGCAATCGTCACACAGACGCCACTCTCAGTTACTATTGTTTAGAGTGTGAGGCCGAGGTATGTGAATGCTGTATACGTGAGCAACACTTTTCGCATAGAGAGAACATCACCGTGGTCGAAAACAGGGGAAAATTTGATGCAGTTCTACTGGACTCCTTCAAAGAAACCGTGAACAAGCTTAGCAGTCTGCTGTCAATGTTGGAACAAGAAGAGAAGAGAGAGTGTGAACAGAGGAAGGTGCTTGCTCGGGAGATAGAAAGTGCAGGGAGGAAACTTGTGGAGCAGATCAACCTAGAAGTCTACCAGCAGATCCAACAGCTTCAAGCGCTGCACCAGGGAACGCTGTTGGACATCGTGAAGGAAAAGGAGACGGTTGCCAACTATCTGATGAACATGGAGCAATGGAAGCAACAGGCAGAGGTGCTACTGAAGAGGCCTACTGAGGTTGATGAAGTTGAGCAGGTCCAAACAAAGATGCGATCATTGCTCCAAGATGCTGCGAAATGCGAAGGTCTTGGAACCAACAGAGGATCAACTAAGTACACGTTTGTAAGAGAGGAGTTAGACCATCGCTGCATTAGCATAGGTAAAATAGTTGAATATTGCAATGTTAGTGAAGAAAACGCAAACCAGCAGAGTGCCTGTTCGATGGTTAGGTTTGGAAGGGAAggtagtggggagggcgagTTTCGGTATCCAAGCGGTGTTGCAATATCTGACGAGGGTGCAATATTTGTACTAGATGCGGACAACTCACGGGTTCAAGTCTTTGACTCAGATGGAAAGTTTCTCAGGACTTTTACCGTTTTGTGCCCAGAGATCAACAGCAATAACACCCGACTGGAGGGGATAGCCATGGCGTTAGATGGGAATCTGTTTCTGactgacaaaacacacaaatcggTGATGATAGTCAATCAACACGGAGAGCTACAGGACATGAGGCGCCTCGAAATGGCGGCGCACCCAGCAGGCATTGCGTTTGACCCACGCACATGGAACCTATTGGTCAGTGACGTCAGCAATCACTGTGTAATCGTCATGAACTCCATGGGAGGACTGCGTCACACCTTCGGCTCACCAGGTGCCTTAGATCGACAGTTTAACCAACCGCTGTACTTGACAGTCAACGCGAGGGGTGAAATCATTGTGTCGGACTTCTTCAACCATTCGGTGAAGGTGTTTGATGCTGAAGGCGTTTTTCTGTTCAAATTCGGCGGTTCTGGGTCAGACGACGGACAGCTTAGCTTACCAGCGGGAGTGTGCACCGATGCGAGCGGGAACATTGTCGTAGCAGACCGGGGCAATAGTCGGGTGTCCCTGTTTGATGCGCGCGGGCACTTCGTCAAGCATGTCGCGACCAAACAAGAAGGACTGAGGGCTCCTGTTGCCGTGGCTGTCTCCAAGAAAGGCGCTCTCGTCGTCACAGATGGAGCAACCAGCAGCTTAACTATAGTGAAGAACTTCATGTGTCGCTAA